A single window of Nitrospirota bacterium DNA harbors:
- a CDS encoding DUF11 domain-containing protein: MLIRHLTEYADQGRLAGTYRLARLCMAAAPEAHSRGGHTKAKAIFASLLMFILMLLAPFAAHAVPDGTEITNTALATYGVGSVNNITSPSNTVKTVTTVNRTPSIIDFLRYSPENPLAEDLDVDVTYRSASGTESGPFVPIPAPDPFGSADPVDLDSPVPLVPADVYHIGEPFFLRLTDLDQNLDNLTRETVYITITVDDTGDSELIRLTETGPGTGIFAGYIPSANGAAGTLNDGVLTVTISSHITAHYTDIVDNTDTTADAALIDPFGIVFDSGTGLPVDGAIVTIINTATGLPADVFYEDGITPYPNSVTSGDPLISFPPGGYRFPSLAPGSYRISITPPAGFSAPSVVPTAVLQALPGSPFTIVAGSRGETFTLVPGPALEIDIPVDPSSGGVWLTKSATKSIVSAGDFLQYRLELQNLTASLLTDITITDRLPLGFRYQPGSLRIDDNAFPDPAVSSDARTLTITAGDIAASTTVSISYVVEVSAGAKSGNASNTAVASSPSGFTSNIASATVEVKEDLFRRKSIITGRVIADNCEDKEVEANDGVEGIRIYMEDGTYALTDVEGKYHFEGVEPGTHVVQLDIESMPEKYWVVPCEENSRFAGRSFSQFVDLQGGAMWRADFHFALKPKVRGITSAGLTSEANGGGIEHSVLIDSRKVPLRNLRMTVMLPEGSAYMAGSSMMHGKPLPDPTLIFGSLTYRLGDVKQDSLFRIKFSTLSAKTEKETNIILTFDTPSEKNQRLVLKGNGNASAETTGLLPGEEWDERDDASEQTAETSFPESSWLESAEPGLQWLYPEPGYNMGVPSIRIFIKHDPDAVFKLLHNGKEENKRNYDGMTKNSAGTLAVSSWTGVNPVEGGNLYEFITFDREGNETGRISYSLHRSGPPVRAELVAEVSSLSADGRTAPVIAVRLFDKYGYPVHAGTAGRLSVNSPYELYKKIEAFRNDPLSGLDKEEPQYEVGEDGIAKIMLMPTSNSGEAVLKFLFNEDEQEISVWLKPEEREWIVVGLAEGTAGYNTLSGHMENLEESDIKEGLYENGRVAFFAKGKIQCKWLLTMAYDSERERDAEHDSLFHTIDPDTYYTLYGDASGQQYDAASAEKLYIKIERDKFYAMFGDYNTGLTVTELSRYSRSFNGFKTELQTDSVSLNMFASETNQGFVKEEIRGDGTSGLYHLNTSKIVFNSEKIVIETRDRFRSEAILETRMLSRHIDYNIDYDAGTIFFREPVFSKDENMNPIFIVIDYEVNDPSLGSEYNYGGRGALKFVDGKIETGATYIHEGQTGNEGDLYGIDATLKVTDNTDIKAEYASTRTEGLADTIAGDAYLAEIRHNSEKLDGSIYYRETDDGFGMNQQNTGESGTRKAGADMRYHVTESLSLNALAYRQKNNISSTQQDLIEAGADYSTGSYGIRTGLRQAEDTREDGTVNRSLQATLGGSKAFFNNRLMLRADREQSIGKSNESLDFPTRTTLGADYLVSNTVTLFAEHELADGEDIETQDSRIGMRTMPWNGASINTGMTREYSKDGTRVFATMGLLQTWKYNDKWSFDGGFDHSRTVINDTVTALPASIAAEDFSALSLGATYREEKWTWNWRGEARSSDTEDKYGLLTGIYGEVKKGLGMSAGIQLFTTESVSGTNTLLGDIRLGAAYRPRNTKWIILDRLDFYFQEEDGPDTDFSSYKIVNNMNANYKPDRENQISFQYGAKYVRDTFDGASYSGFTDLTGIETRHDITKRWDIGARGSLLHSWNSDQYDYSAGASIGCNVVKNAWISLGYNFAGFIDRDFSAGKYTAKGPYMQFRLKFDQYSMKDIAGSFSKNKELDDY; the protein is encoded by the coding sequence ATGCTGATACGTCATCTGACAGAATATGCAGATCAGGGCAGGCTGGCCGGCACATACCGGCTGGCCCGTCTCTGCATGGCCGCTGCGCCTGAAGCACATTCACGCGGCGGCCATACAAAGGCGAAAGCTATATTTGCGTCCCTGCTCATGTTCATACTGATGCTTCTTGCACCGTTTGCCGCGCATGCAGTCCCTGACGGAACAGAGATAACTAACACAGCACTTGCAACCTACGGCGTGGGTTCTGTAAACAACATCACCTCACCATCCAATACGGTCAAGACAGTTACGACTGTAAACCGCACACCCTCGATAATAGATTTTTTAAGATATTCACCTGAGAATCCTCTTGCGGAAGACTTAGATGTGGATGTTACATACCGAAGCGCCAGCGGGACTGAGTCAGGCCCGTTCGTGCCTATCCCCGCTCCAGATCCTTTTGGAAGCGCAGACCCTGTTGACCTCGACAGCCCTGTGCCGCTCGTGCCTGCGGATGTATACCACATAGGCGAGCCGTTCTTCCTCCGGCTTACAGACCTTGACCAGAATCTTGATAACCTGACAAGAGAGACCGTATACATCACCATCACTGTGGATGATACAGGCGACAGCGAACTTATACGCCTTACGGAAACCGGGCCCGGCACAGGCATCTTTGCCGGATACATCCCTTCAGCCAACGGCGCTGCCGGGACACTTAATGACGGGGTGCTTACCGTGACAATAAGTTCACATATCACCGCGCATTATACAGACATTGTTGACAACACTGACACAACGGCAGATGCCGCGCTGATAGACCCGTTCGGCATCGTATTTGACAGCGGCACAGGCCTCCCTGTTGACGGCGCGATAGTAACTATCATCAATACCGCCACGGGATTGCCTGCTGACGTCTTTTATGAAGACGGGATCACACCCTACCCCAACTCTGTCACATCAGGCGACCCTCTTATTTCATTCCCTCCGGGCGGATACAGATTCCCCTCCTTAGCCCCGGGAAGTTACCGCATAAGCATTACGCCGCCTGCAGGATTCTCGGCGCCTTCTGTAGTCCCGACCGCAGTGCTTCAGGCGCTTCCCGGATCTCCGTTCACCATTGTGGCTGGTTCAAGAGGCGAGACATTTACTCTGGTTCCGGGGCCTGCGCTTGAGATAGATATACCTGTAGACCCTTCATCCGGAGGTGTATGGCTCACAAAGTCTGCGACAAAGTCGATAGTTTCCGCGGGCGACTTCCTGCAGTACAGGCTTGAGCTTCAGAACCTGACCGCATCCCTTTTAACTGATATTACAATTACTGATCGGCTGCCTCTCGGTTTCCGCTATCAGCCAGGCTCCCTGAGGATTGACGACAATGCTTTCCCTGACCCCGCGGTCTCTTCAGACGCAAGAACGCTCACTATAACAGCCGGAGACATCGCTGCATCAACTACGGTTAGTATCAGCTATGTTGTCGAAGTCTCTGCCGGTGCAAAATCCGGCAACGCATCCAACACAGCCGTTGCCTCATCTCCTTCAGGCTTCACATCAAATATCGCCTCTGCAACGGTTGAGGTAAAGGAAGACCTGTTCCGCAGGAAGAGCATTATTACAGGCCGCGTCATAGCTGACAACTGCGAGGATAAAGAGGTTGAAGCGAATGACGGAGTTGAAGGCATAAGGATATACATGGAGGACGGCACTTATGCCCTTACCGATGTTGAAGGCAAATACCATTTTGAAGGAGTGGAGCCGGGAACACATGTAGTTCAGCTTGACATTGAGAGCATGCCTGAAAAGTACTGGGTGGTGCCTTGTGAAGAGAACAGCCGGTTTGCCGGGCGTTCCTTCTCGCAGTTCGTTGACCTGCAGGGCGGCGCCATGTGGCGCGCTGATTTCCATTTCGCTCTAAAACCAAAGGTCAGAGGAATTACATCTGCCGGGCTGACAAGTGAAGCCAACGGCGGCGGCATTGAACACAGCGTGCTGATAGACAGCCGGAAGGTACCGCTGCGGAATCTCCGCATGACCGTCATGCTTCCGGAAGGCAGCGCGTATATGGCTGGCTCAAGCATGATGCATGGCAAACCATTGCCCGACCCGACCCTGATATTCGGCTCCCTGACATACCGCCTCGGCGATGTTAAACAGGATAGTTTATTCAGAATAAAGTTCAGTACGCTCTCCGCCAAGACTGAAAAAGAGACAAATATAATCCTTACATTTGATACGCCCTCCGAAAAGAACCAGCGCCTCGTGCTGAAAGGAAACGGCAACGCATCCGCAGAGACTACAGGCCTTCTGCCGGGTGAAGAATGGGATGAGCGGGACGATGCCTCTGAACAGACGGCAGAGACGTCATTCCCTGAAAGCAGCTGGCTTGAATCAGCAGAACCAGGGCTTCAGTGGCTGTATCCTGAACCGGGATACAATATGGGTGTTCCGAGCATCAGGATATTTATAAAACATGACCCGGATGCAGTCTTTAAATTGCTTCATAACGGCAAAGAAGAAAACAAGCGCAACTATGACGGCATGACAAAGAACAGTGCCGGAACCCTTGCCGTCAGCAGCTGGACAGGAGTAAATCCGGTTGAAGGCGGCAACCTGTACGAGTTCATAACATTCGACAGGGAAGGAAATGAAACGGGCAGAATATCTTATTCTCTCCACCGCTCCGGCCCGCCTGTAAGGGCTGAACTTGTGGCTGAAGTATCTTCCCTTTCCGCAGACGGCAGGACCGCGCCTGTTATCGCAGTGCGCCTGTTTGACAAGTACGGATACCCTGTTCACGCGGGAACAGCAGGCCGTCTTTCAGTCAACTCTCCTTATGAGCTGTACAAAAAGATTGAGGCGTTCAGGAACGACCCTCTCTCAGGGCTTGATAAAGAGGAACCTCAATATGAAGTCGGCGAGGACGGCATAGCAAAGATAATGCTGATGCCCACATCAAACTCAGGAGAGGCTGTGCTTAAATTCCTCTTCAATGAGGATGAGCAGGAGATATCTGTATGGCTCAAGCCTGAGGAACGCGAATGGATAGTCGTGGGACTCGCGGAGGGGACGGCCGGATATAACACGCTTTCAGGGCATATGGAAAACCTTGAGGAGTCAGATATTAAAGAAGGCCTGTATGAAAACGGCCGTGTCGCGTTCTTTGCAAAAGGAAAGATACAATGCAAGTGGCTCCTCACCATGGCATACGACTCTGAGAGAGAGAGGGACGCGGAGCATGACAGCCTCTTCCATACAATAGACCCTGACACTTACTACACGCTTTACGGCGATGCTTCAGGCCAGCAGTATGATGCGGCGAGCGCGGAAAAGCTTTATATCAAGATCGAGCGCGACAAGTTCTACGCCATGTTCGGAGATTACAATACCGGCCTGACAGTCACTGAACTCTCACGATACAGCCGCAGCTTTAACGGCTTTAAGACCGAGCTTCAGACAGACAGTGTGAGCCTGAATATGTTCGCGAGCGAGACGAATCAGGGATTTGTCAAAGAAGAGATACGTGGCGACGGCACATCAGGCCTGTATCATCTCAATACTTCAAAGATAGTCTTCAACTCTGAAAAGATCGTGATAGAGACAAGGGACCGTTTCCGCAGCGAGGCAATACTTGAAACACGCATGCTTTCAAGGCATATCGATTACAACATCGACTATGACGCAGGAACCATATTCTTCAGGGAACCGGTATTCAGCAAAGACGAGAATATGAACCCGATATTCATAGTGATTGACTATGAAGTGAATGACCCTTCTCTGGGAAGTGAATACAATTACGGCGGCCGCGGCGCTCTCAAATTTGTCGACGGAAAGATAGAGACCGGCGCGACATACATACATGAGGGACAGACAGGAAATGAGGGAGACCTCTACGGCATAGATGCCACATTGAAGGTCACTGATAATACCGATATTAAAGCTGAATACGCGTCCACCCGCACTGAAGGCCTTGCTGACACAATTGCGGGCGATGCGTATCTCGCCGAGATAAGGCATAACTCGGAGAAGCTTGACGGTTCAATTTACTACCGTGAAACAGATGACGGCTTCGGCATGAACCAGCAGAACACAGGCGAGAGCGGCACCAGAAAGGCAGGCGCTGATATGAGGTACCACGTAACTGAAAGCCTGAGCCTTAACGCGCTCGCATACAGGCAGAAGAATAATATTTCCAGCACGCAGCAGGATCTCATTGAGGCAGGCGCTGATTATTCCACAGGCTCGTACGGCATCCGCACAGGCCTGCGCCAGGCAGAGGACACGCGGGAAGACGGCACAGTGAACCGTTCGCTTCAGGCAACGCTCGGAGGCAGCAAGGCATTCTTCAATAACAGGCTCATGCTGAGGGCAGACCGCGAGCAGTCTATCGGCAAGAGCAATGAGAGCCTTGACTTCCCTACCCGCACAACGCTCGGCGCAGATTACCTGGTGTCAAATACAGTTACATTATTTGCCGAGCATGAGCTTGCAGACGGCGAAGATATAGAGACTCAGGACTCGCGTATCGGAATGAGAACGATGCCATGGAACGGAGCAAGCATAAATACCGGCATGACACGCGAGTACAGCAAAGACGGAACCCGTGTATTTGCGACCATGGGACTATTGCAGACCTGGAAATATAATGACAAGTGGAGTTTTGACGGAGGTTTCGACCACAGCAGAACTGTCATAAATGATACGGTTACGGCTTTGCCGGCATCAATAGCTGCTGAAGACTTTTCAGCGCTCTCATTAGGCGCAACATACCGTGAGGAGAAGTGGACATGGAACTGGAGAGGAGAGGCCCGCAGCTCTGATACTGAAGACAAGTACGGACTGCTCACAGGAATTTACGGAGAAGTGAAAAAAGGGCTTGGCATGTCTGCCGGCATTCAGCTTTTTACAACAGAGAGCGTTTCCGGAACAAACACCCTTCTTGGTGATATCCGACTTGGCGCTGCGTACCGGCCGCGAAATACAAAATGGATAATCCTTGACCGTCTTGACTTCTATTTCCAGGAGGAGGACGGCCCTGATACTGACTTCAGCAGCTATAAGATAGTGAACAACATGAACGCGAATTACAAACCGGACAGGGAGAACCAGATATCATTCCAGTACGGAGCAAAATATGTCAGAGATACTTTTGACGGAGCTTCTTACAGCGGATTTACAGACCTTACCGGCATAGAAACGCGCCATGACATTACAAAACGCTGGGACATAGGAGCCCGCGGCAGCCTGCTTCATTCATGGAATTCAGATCAATATGATTACAGCGCGGGCGCATCTATCGGCTGCAATGTTGTTAAGAACGCATGGATAAGTTTAGGTTATAATTTCGCCGGATTTATTGACAGGGATTTCTCAGCCGGAAAATATACCGCAAAAGGGCCGTATATGCAGTTCCGTTTGAAGTTTGACCAATACAGCATGAAGGATATCGCAGGAAGTTTTTCAAAGAATAAGGAGCTTGATGATTATTAA
- a CDS encoding DUF11 domain-containing protein gives MKHAGRSTLLALLFVCVLVFGLTLSAMAAPIGTPAGTNLTNTATINYDVGGNPQPPETTNTLTLETDRKLDVLVDEFSNATQAVSPGDTAATMTGGKCLGFNVTNESNATLDIPLTLNQTGTTDPFGGTDNFDIAILGNCEIRLDDGDNTCETSASDSTITKLDDLASGSTSKVWVTCTISNAQVDGDLAAVSLLASFAETTGVAIPTDDNGNADIPGTVDDVFADGECLSGALPAGHGCDGNDAAYDGKHSDTDSFEIASADLTVAKTSVVYSDPVNGVSADAKAIPGAVITYTITVTNNGSANAENVVVTDDLTTMVDAGYLAFKTEYDDAGTNCAAGYGIVVSTASSAPAPVTCETNAGSDDSADYNITTVKTVTATIGTVASGGGVQTVKFQVTVQ, from the coding sequence ATGAAACACGCAGGAAGAAGCACATTATTAGCATTGCTCTTTGTATGTGTGCTCGTATTCGGGCTCACGCTTTCAGCAATGGCAGCGCCTATCGGCACACCGGCAGGCACAAACCTAACAAACACGGCAACGATCAATTACGATGTAGGTGGCAACCCTCAGCCGCCGGAAACCACTAATACGCTGACCCTTGAGACCGACAGAAAGCTTGATGTCCTTGTTGACGAGTTCAGCAATGCGACACAGGCTGTTTCCCCCGGTGATACGGCAGCGACTATGACAGGAGGCAAGTGCCTCGGCTTTAATGTCACCAACGAAAGCAACGCAACGCTCGACATCCCGCTCACTCTGAACCAGACCGGAACAACAGACCCGTTCGGAGGGACAGACAACTTTGACATTGCCATTCTCGGAAACTGCGAGATCCGCCTTGACGACGGCGACAACACCTGTGAGACCTCAGCCTCTGACAGCACAATAACAAAGCTCGATGACCTGGCATCAGGTTCCACATCAAAAGTATGGGTCACCTGTACTATCTCCAACGCTCAGGTTGACGGTGACCTGGCTGCTGTAAGCCTTCTTGCTTCATTCGCCGAAACAACCGGAGTTGCTATCCCGACTGATGACAATGGAAACGCGGATATCCCCGGAACTGTTGATGATGTATTTGCAGACGGCGAATGTCTTTCAGGCGCATTACCGGCTGGCCATGGATGTGACGGCAATGACGCAGCCTATGACGGCAAACATTCTGACACCGACTCATTTGAGATCGCCTCAGCTGACCTTACGGTAGCAAAGACATCAGTTGTTTATTCAGACCCTGTTAACGGTGTATCAGCTGATGCAAAGGCAATACCCGGAGCGGTCATAACCTACACTATCACAGTCACCAACAACGGCTCGGCTAATGCTGAAAATGTTGTGGTCACTGACGACCTTACGACTATGGTAGACGCAGGTTACCTGGCATTCAAGACTGAGTATGATGACGCCGGGACCAACTGTGCCGCAGGTTACGGCATAGTCGTCAGCACCGCCTCAAGCGCCCCCGCTCCTGTAACATGCGAGACGAACGCAGGCAGTGACGACAGCGCTGATTACAATATCACTACAGTCAAGACTGTAACCGCGACAATCGGCACTGTTGCCAGCGGCGGCGGAGTTCAGACAGTGAAATTCCAGGTGACTGTTCAGTAG
- a CDS encoding DUF11 domain-containing protein, which produces MKRSVLSSISILLIAVLFHSPAFSAEKEHILLNNIAEMEKTIVNAKGEKEIVRVPAAKIIPGEEVIFTITYENISGKSVDNFVIVDPVPEHMFYKEGSASGKGADITFSVDRGKTYHLPEKLKIIGEDGKERKAEASEYTDIRWALKNSLQPGEKGKVEFKAELE; this is translated from the coding sequence ATGAAAAGATCTGTACTGTCTTCAATATCAATTCTGCTCATCGCCGTCTTGTTTCACAGCCCTGCATTTTCAGCGGAAAAAGAACATATCCTGCTCAATAATATCGCGGAGATGGAAAAGACGATTGTAAATGCAAAGGGCGAGAAAGAGATAGTGCGCGTCCCGGCTGCAAAGATCATTCCAGGTGAAGAAGTCATCTTCACAATAACCTACGAGAACATAAGCGGGAAATCTGTTGATAATTTCGTCATCGTAGACCCTGTGCCTGAGCACATGTTCTACAAGGAAGGCAGCGCGTCAGGCAAAGGCGCAGATATCACATTCTCTGTTGACAGAGGCAAAACCTACCATCTCCCCGAAAAACTGAAAATCATCGGCGAAGACGGAAAAGAGAGAAAAGCTGAAGCTTCTGAATATACAGATATCCGCTGGGCACTGAAGAACTCTCTTCAGCCCGGTGAAAAAGGAAAGGTAGAGTTTAAAGCAGAACTTGAATAG